Proteins encoded together in one Festucalex cinctus isolate MCC-2025b chromosome 8, RoL_Fcin_1.0, whole genome shotgun sequence window:
- the brk1 gene encoding putative protein BRICK1, translated as MAGQEDPVQREIHQDWANREYIEVITSSIKKITDFLNSFDMSCRSRLATLNEKLTALERRIEYIEARVTKGETLT; from the exons ATGGCCGGCCAGGAAGATCCAGTGCAGAGAGAAATTCACCAAGACTGGGCCAACCGGGAGTACATCGAAGTAATCACGAGCAGTATCAAGAAAATTACTGACTTCCTTAACTCTTTTG ACATGTCATGTCGATCCCGCTTGGCTACCCTCAATGAGAAGTTGACAGCCTTGGAGAGGAGAATCGAATACATTGAAGCCAGA GTGACAAAAGGCGAGACCTTGACTTAA
- the rbm5 gene encoding RNA-binding protein 5 isoform X1: protein MGADKRISRTERSGRYGSDAPRDTDWRDRRERDQDRDRRWSDERRGERNEGERDRDRDRDRRGSRESPEPREPRERKRRNSDRSEDGYHSDGDYSDQDYRREPGDEKRSKTIMLWGLSSQVTEEDICFAIDQLEGPQPADVRLMKRKTGLSRGFAFVDFYHLQDATRWMETNQKRLIIQGKNVDMHYSHPRHNYGDWLCNTCGLYNFRRRLKCFRCSAAKVECEMSSNSDIHETQPGGDFCGDTIILRNIAPLSTVEGIMTVLAPYANLSPNNIRLIKDKQTGQNRGFAFVQLSSPLEASQLLTILQGLQPSLKLDGKTIGVDYAKSARKDLLLPDGNRVSAFSVASTAIAAAQWSSSQPQPTTEGVSEYSLLHEGYTPMSQAYYQVAGASTSQENGILGAAPNVKIVPTAAGVVLSPTMQVYQPHIIGQPALQALQLAQQLEAKSQAGHFPAANATTAATVTPATVSTTSGQTTDTATVVPDTSTYQYDESSGYYFDPQTGLYYDPNTHYYYNSQTQQYLYWDGEKQTYVPVAADANATPAPTAANAKEPREGKEKKEKPKSKTAQQIAKDMERWAKSLNKQKENFKSSFQPISQEERREAAAADAGFTLFEKKQAGVLDRMIPEMINIPEEEAATSSANTSKCGLVAAYSGDSDPEEAADGGEGGQDKLTDWKKLACLLCRRQFPNKEGLIRHQQLSDLHKKNLEVLRRSQMSEAELEELERRESELKYRDRAAERREKYGIPEPPVSKKKKYSQPTPVVNYEQPTKDGLNSDNIGSKMLQAMGWKEGKGLGRNQQGITAPIQAQLRTKGAGLGTKSSNYTLSASDTYKDAVRKAMFARFTELE from the exons ATGGGAGCAGATAAGAG GATAAGTCGGACTGAACGGAGCGGCAGGTATGGCTCTGATGCTCCCCGTGACACTGATTGGCGTGACAGACGAGAAAGGGATCAAGACCGTGATCGCCGCTGGTCAGATGAGAGACGTGGCGAACGCAATGAAGGAGAGCGAGACAGAGATAGAGACAGAGATCGTCGAGGATCCAGAGAGAGTCCAGAG CCGAGAGAGCCAAGAGAGCGGAAAAGACGCAACAGTGACAGATCAGAAGATGGATATCACTCTGATGGTGACTACTCTGATCAGGATTACAGAAGAGAACCTGGGGATGAGAAGAGGAGCAAGACCATCATGCTATGGGGTCTTTCGTCTCAAGTCACAGAGGAAgat ATATGTTTCGCCATTGATCAACTGGAGGGTCCCCAGCCTGCCGATGTCAGACTGATGAAAAGGAAAACAG GTTTAAGCCGTGGTTTCGCCTTCGTGGACTTTTATCACTTGCAAGATGCTACCCGATGGATGGAGACCAATCAG AAACGTCTGATCATCCAAGGGAAAAATGTGGACATGCACTACAGTCATCCCAGACACAACTACGGCGACTGGCTTTGCAATACT TGTGGCCTGTACAATTTCCGGAGGCGGCTGAAGTGCTTCAGGTGTTCAGCAGCTAAAGTTG AGTGTGAGATGAGCAGTAATTCTGACATCCATGAAACGCAGCCCGGTGGAGACTTCTGTGGTGACA CGATCATCCTGAGAAATATTGCTCCCCTGAGCACCGTGGAAGGCATCATGACCGTCCTGGCACCATATGCTAATCTTTCTCCCAACAACATTCGCCTAATCAAGGACAAACAGACGGGCCAGAACAGGGGCTTTGCCTTTGTTCAGCTGTCTTCTCCTCTG GAGGCCTCGCAGCTGCTAACAATCTTACAAGGACTGCAGCCTTCGCTTAAACTGGATGGGAAAACAATTGGGGTGGATTATGCCAAGAGTGCTCGAAA GGACCTTTTACTCCCCGATGGGAATCGCGTCAGTGCCTTTTCTGTTGCGAGCACAGCCATCGCTGCAGCTCAGTGGTCCTCAAGTCAG CCCCAGCCGACCACTGAAGGAGTCTCCGAGTATAGCCTCTTGCATGAAGGCTACACGCCAATGTCACAG GCGTACTATCAAGTTGCGGGAGCCAGCACCTCACAGGAGAATGGCATTCTTGGAG CTGCCCCTAATGTGAAGATTGTTCCGACTGCTGCTGGGGTAGTTCTCTCCCCTACCATGCAAGTCTACCAACCTCATATAATTGGCCAGCCCGCTCTtcag GCATTGCAACTGGCTCAGCAGTTGGAGGCCAAATCTCAGGCAGGCCATTTCCCAGCTGCCAATGCGACGACTGCTGCCACGGTAACGCCTGCCACCGTCTCTACAACCTCGGGACAAACGACAGATACTGCCACTG TTGTTCCGGATACATCCACGTACCAGTATGATGAATCATCAGGCTATTATTTTGATCCTCAAACTGGCCTGTACTATGACCCAAACACGCAT taTTACTACAACTCTCAGACTCAGCAGTATCTTTATTGGGATGGGGAGAAGCAGACGTATGTCCCCGTCGCAGCCGATGCAAACGCGACACCCGCCCCCACCGCGGCAAATGCTAAAGAACCCCGCGAAgggaaggagaagaaggaaaagCCCAAGAGCAAAACTGCCCAGCAG ATTGCTAAAGATATGGAACGCTGGGCTAAAAGTCTTAATAAGCAAAAGGAGAACTTCAAGAGCAGCTTCCAGCCAATCAGTCAGGAGGAAAGGAgagaggctgctgctgctgatgctgGATTCACACTTTTTGAGAAAAAG CAAGCTGGTGTTCTAGACAGAATGATTCCAGAGATGATAAACATTCCGGAGGAAGAAGCGGCCACCAGCTCCGCCAACACATCCAAG TGTGGCCTTGTGGCGGCCTACAGCGGAGACAGCGACCCCGAGGAGGCAGCCGACGGCGGAGAGGGCGGCCAGGACAAGTTGACCGACTGGAAGAAGCTCGCCTGCTTGTTGTGTCGGAGGCAGTTTCCCAATAAAGAAGGTTTAATACGACATCAGCAGCTGTCCGACCTCCACAAG AAAAACCTGGAAGTGTTGCGACGATCCCAAATGAGTGAAGCTGAACTGGAGGAGTTGGAGAGAAGAGAATCAGAG TTGAAGTACAGAGACAGAGCGGCCGAGAGACGAGAAAAATACGGCATCCCTGAACCCCCCGTctccaaaaagaagaaatacagCCAGCCAACACCAGTTGT TAACTACGAGCAGCCCACCAAAGATGGCCTCAACAGTGACAACATTGGCAGCAAAATGTTGCAAGCGATGGGCTGGAAGGAGGGGAAAGGCCTCGGTCGCAACCAGCAGGGCATCACTGCACCCATTCAG GCCCAACTGAGAACCAAAGGAGCCGGTCTCGGTACGAAAAGCAGCAACTACACCCTCTCGGCGTCAGACACGTACAAAGACGCAGTCCGCAAAGCCATGTTTGCTCGCTTTACTGAGCTGGAGTGA
- the gpx1a gene encoding glutathione peroxidase 1a has translation MAARRFYDLTAKLLTGEILSFSSLKGKVVLVENVASLUGTTTRDYTQMNDLHCRYSAQSLVVLGVPCNQFGHQENCKNEEILRSLKYVRPGNGFEPKFQLLEKVEVNGKNAHPLFVFLKEKLPFPCDDAMSLMTDPKFIIWSPVSRSDVSWNFEKFLVGSDGQPYKRYSRNFHTIDIETDIKQLLKQIK, from the exons ATGGCTGCGAGACGATTTTACGACCTGACAGCTAAGTTACTGACTGGAGAAATCTTGAGTTTCTCGTCACTGAAAGGAAAGGTAGTCCTCGTTGAGAATGTGGCGTCTCTTTGAGGAACAACAACCAGGGATTACACCCAGATGAACGACCTTCACTGCCGCTACTCCGCTCAAAGCCTCGTCGTTCTGGGTGTACCCTGCAATCAGTTTGGACATCAG GAAAACTGCAAAAATGAAGAGATCTTGAGGTCACTTAAGTACGTCCGTCCAGGGAATGGCTTTGAGCCGAAGTTCCAGCTTCTCGAGAAAGTGGAAGTGAATGGAAAGAATGCCCAccctttgtttgtatttttgaaagaaaagcTCCCATTTCCCTGTGATGATGCCATGTCTCTCATGACAGATCCTAAGTTCATCATTTGGAGTCCTGTCAGTCGCAGTGATGTGTCCTGGAACTTTGAGAAGTTCCTTGTTGGTTCAGATGGGCAGCCCTATAAGCGCTACAGCAGGAATTTTCACACCATTGACATAGAAACGGATATTAAACAGCTGCTTAAACAGATTAAGTGA
- the rbm5 gene encoding RNA-binding protein 5 isoform X2: protein MGADKRISRTERSGRYGSDAPRDTDWRDRRERDQDRDRRWSDERRGERNEGERDRDRDRDRRGSRESPEPREPRERKRRNSDRSEDGYHSDGDYSDQDYRREPGDEKRSKTIMLWGLSSQVTEEDICFAIDQLEGPQPADVRLMKRKTGLSRGFAFVDFYHLQDATRWMETNQKRLIIQGKNVDMHYSHPRHNYGDWLCNTCGLYNFRRRLKCFRCSAAKVECEMSSNSDIHETQPGGDFCGDTIILRNIAPLSTVEGIMTVLAPYANLSPNNIRLIKDKQTGQNRGFAFVQLSSPLEASQLLTILQGLQPSLKLDGKTIGVDYAKSARKDLLLPDGNRVSAFSVASTAIAAAQWSSSQPQPTTEGVSEYSLLHEGYTPMSQAYYQVAGASTSQENGILGAAPNVKIVPTAAGVVLSPTMQVYQPHIIGQPALQQLEAKSQAGHFPAANATTAATVTPATVSTTSGQTTDTATVVPDTSTYQYDESSGYYFDPQTGLYYDPNTHYYYNSQTQQYLYWDGEKQTYVPVAADANATPAPTAANAKEPREGKEKKEKPKSKTAQQIAKDMERWAKSLNKQKENFKSSFQPISQEERREAAAADAGFTLFEKKQAGVLDRMIPEMINIPEEEAATSSANTSKCGLVAAYSGDSDPEEAADGGEGGQDKLTDWKKLACLLCRRQFPNKEGLIRHQQLSDLHKKNLEVLRRSQMSEAELEELERRESELKYRDRAAERREKYGIPEPPVSKKKKYSQPTPVVNYEQPTKDGLNSDNIGSKMLQAMGWKEGKGLGRNQQGITAPIQAQLRTKGAGLGTKSSNYTLSASDTYKDAVRKAMFARFTELE, encoded by the exons ATGGGAGCAGATAAGAG GATAAGTCGGACTGAACGGAGCGGCAGGTATGGCTCTGATGCTCCCCGTGACACTGATTGGCGTGACAGACGAGAAAGGGATCAAGACCGTGATCGCCGCTGGTCAGATGAGAGACGTGGCGAACGCAATGAAGGAGAGCGAGACAGAGATAGAGACAGAGATCGTCGAGGATCCAGAGAGAGTCCAGAG CCGAGAGAGCCAAGAGAGCGGAAAAGACGCAACAGTGACAGATCAGAAGATGGATATCACTCTGATGGTGACTACTCTGATCAGGATTACAGAAGAGAACCTGGGGATGAGAAGAGGAGCAAGACCATCATGCTATGGGGTCTTTCGTCTCAAGTCACAGAGGAAgat ATATGTTTCGCCATTGATCAACTGGAGGGTCCCCAGCCTGCCGATGTCAGACTGATGAAAAGGAAAACAG GTTTAAGCCGTGGTTTCGCCTTCGTGGACTTTTATCACTTGCAAGATGCTACCCGATGGATGGAGACCAATCAG AAACGTCTGATCATCCAAGGGAAAAATGTGGACATGCACTACAGTCATCCCAGACACAACTACGGCGACTGGCTTTGCAATACT TGTGGCCTGTACAATTTCCGGAGGCGGCTGAAGTGCTTCAGGTGTTCAGCAGCTAAAGTTG AGTGTGAGATGAGCAGTAATTCTGACATCCATGAAACGCAGCCCGGTGGAGACTTCTGTGGTGACA CGATCATCCTGAGAAATATTGCTCCCCTGAGCACCGTGGAAGGCATCATGACCGTCCTGGCACCATATGCTAATCTTTCTCCCAACAACATTCGCCTAATCAAGGACAAACAGACGGGCCAGAACAGGGGCTTTGCCTTTGTTCAGCTGTCTTCTCCTCTG GAGGCCTCGCAGCTGCTAACAATCTTACAAGGACTGCAGCCTTCGCTTAAACTGGATGGGAAAACAATTGGGGTGGATTATGCCAAGAGTGCTCGAAA GGACCTTTTACTCCCCGATGGGAATCGCGTCAGTGCCTTTTCTGTTGCGAGCACAGCCATCGCTGCAGCTCAGTGGTCCTCAAGTCAG CCCCAGCCGACCACTGAAGGAGTCTCCGAGTATAGCCTCTTGCATGAAGGCTACACGCCAATGTCACAG GCGTACTATCAAGTTGCGGGAGCCAGCACCTCACAGGAGAATGGCATTCTTGGAG CTGCCCCTAATGTGAAGATTGTTCCGACTGCTGCTGGGGTAGTTCTCTCCCCTACCATGCAAGTCTACCAACCTCATATAATTGGCCAGCCCGCTCTtcag CAGTTGGAGGCCAAATCTCAGGCAGGCCATTTCCCAGCTGCCAATGCGACGACTGCTGCCACGGTAACGCCTGCCACCGTCTCTACAACCTCGGGACAAACGACAGATACTGCCACTG TTGTTCCGGATACATCCACGTACCAGTATGATGAATCATCAGGCTATTATTTTGATCCTCAAACTGGCCTGTACTATGACCCAAACACGCAT taTTACTACAACTCTCAGACTCAGCAGTATCTTTATTGGGATGGGGAGAAGCAGACGTATGTCCCCGTCGCAGCCGATGCAAACGCGACACCCGCCCCCACCGCGGCAAATGCTAAAGAACCCCGCGAAgggaaggagaagaaggaaaagCCCAAGAGCAAAACTGCCCAGCAG ATTGCTAAAGATATGGAACGCTGGGCTAAAAGTCTTAATAAGCAAAAGGAGAACTTCAAGAGCAGCTTCCAGCCAATCAGTCAGGAGGAAAGGAgagaggctgctgctgctgatgctgGATTCACACTTTTTGAGAAAAAG CAAGCTGGTGTTCTAGACAGAATGATTCCAGAGATGATAAACATTCCGGAGGAAGAAGCGGCCACCAGCTCCGCCAACACATCCAAG TGTGGCCTTGTGGCGGCCTACAGCGGAGACAGCGACCCCGAGGAGGCAGCCGACGGCGGAGAGGGCGGCCAGGACAAGTTGACCGACTGGAAGAAGCTCGCCTGCTTGTTGTGTCGGAGGCAGTTTCCCAATAAAGAAGGTTTAATACGACATCAGCAGCTGTCCGACCTCCACAAG AAAAACCTGGAAGTGTTGCGACGATCCCAAATGAGTGAAGCTGAACTGGAGGAGTTGGAGAGAAGAGAATCAGAG TTGAAGTACAGAGACAGAGCGGCCGAGAGACGAGAAAAATACGGCATCCCTGAACCCCCCGTctccaaaaagaagaaatacagCCAGCCAACACCAGTTGT TAACTACGAGCAGCCCACCAAAGATGGCCTCAACAGTGACAACATTGGCAGCAAAATGTTGCAAGCGATGGGCTGGAAGGAGGGGAAAGGCCTCGGTCGCAACCAGCAGGGCATCACTGCACCCATTCAG GCCCAACTGAGAACCAAAGGAGCCGGTCTCGGTACGAAAAGCAGCAACTACACCCTCTCGGCGTCAGACACGTACAAAGACGCAGTCCGCAAAGCCATGTTTGCTCGCTTTACTGAGCTGGAGTGA